The DNA segment TTGTACGCTGCCCTGCGCTCGGGGAAGACCCCGAACGCCCGGGAGGTCATCCGCTTCTGCCGTCGAGCCAAGAAGCAGCTCCCAGAGGGCTGTCCGGTTCGCTTCGTCCGGGGAGACGCCCACTTCGGCACGGAAGCGCTGCTGGAGGAGTTGGAGGCCGAGGAGGGCCGAACGGGGCTCAAGGTGGGCTACGCCCTCAAGCTGAAGCTGAACCCGCACCTCCAGAGCCAGGTCTTCCAGCCTCTCCCATGGCGGCGGCTCGCGAGCGGCGACGATACGATCATCGAGGTCGCGTCCCTCGCCTACCAGGCTCGCAAGTGGAAGCGGAGCCGACGGGTCGTCTTCATCCGTCAGAGGGCCTCCTTCGAGCCCGCCCAGCTTCCGCTCTTCCAAGCCTGCGCCTGGGAGTACCAGGCGATCGTGACCAGCGAGGACTGGGACGAGGAGGACGTCTGGCACTTCTACAACCAGCGCTGCACCGCCGAGAACGGGATCAAGGAGCTGAAGGACGGGCTCGGCATCGACTCCATCGGCAAGGCCACCTTCTGGCCCAATGCGGCGGACCTGCTGATCAAAGGGATCGCCTACAACCTGCTGCTCCGACTCAAGGCACTGGCCCCGCCGTCCTATCGCCACTACACCGCGACTCGCCTGCAACGGACCCTGCTGCGGGTGCCGGCCTTGCTGGTGCGCCACGCCCGGCGGCTCATCCTCCGCCTGCCAGCGCTCTGGGTACACCGGCCAGCCTGGGAAGCCGTTCGGCTTGCACTGAGCACGTAGCGCACTCCGAACGCCGTCGGCAAGGACCGGCAGCCACCAATGGGAGCCGGTGGCTTGGGCAGCCGCGTCCTTCCGGCGCCCTCCGCCCCGTTCCTCACGCCGTTTCACCCATCTCCCTGCGCCGTCCACCACCTTCCTCACGGCGACTCGCGGCTCACATTTCCAACCTGCAGCGCAAATTGCCGTCAACAGCATTGTATTCCTTACGCTCCCGTGTTCGATCCGCGTCCATCGAAGGGACCCGTGCAAAATCCGGGTTGAAGCTTCTCGAGCACACGCAGTACCTCGGGAAGCAACGGGCGAAGGGTCTCAAGGCGATTGTTCGGTGCAGCCGGAACGACGACGCTGATTCTCGCCGACCGCAGGTTCTGTTGGTACTGGACATTCTGATCGGCCGTAATGAACACGTCGAAGCCAGCCTCAGCCAGGCGAAGAAGCGCGCCATTCTTGGTCCCCGCCCAACCCAATTCCGGTACGGTTGCAGCCTCATGTCCAGCAAAGCCGTTCTTGAGCTTGCGCGGCAGACACTCGTCAAGAAGCACCTTCATGGCTGTTGAGCAAGAACAGCATGCTTCATCTCTTCCAGAGCGGCGATCGCGTGCGTGCGATCGACACTGGGAAAGTCATCCAGGAATTCGTCGAGCGTCTGCCCCCCTACCAAGTAATCGAACAACGTCTCTACGGGCACACGGGTACCGACGAAGACAGGTGTTCCGCCCAGGATATCTCGGTCACGTACGATGACCTTTTGGGTAGCCACAGGGTCCGCCTCCTGAATCTCCACCATGGACCCATGATAGCATACGGCAGCCCCAACCGCTTCTCTCAATCGCGCTCCCTCATCGCTGACGGCGGCCGTCACCCTCCCGGGGCAATACGAGCCCGTACCGCCCCCCTCCCCTCGTTCGACGGAAGGCGGTCCTGTGGGCTCGCTCGTTCCTGCGCAGCATTGAACGTAGTTTCGCTCCACGTTCCGTGACTCCTCCTGCCAGGCGTGGCAACGTGTGGGAGTTCACCGGATGCTCACGGTCCGTGGAGGCAGCGGGAAGCTCGCTCCGTTCCCGTCGCCATCGGCCTTCAGGCGAGCCAGGGCTCCGCGTCCCGGTGGGCCGACCGCAGGATGGACGTTCTTCCCTACGTCCGAGTCGACGGCGATGGGTTCGGATCCGTGTGAAGGCTGTGACGCCCCCTTCACCAAAGGCCTCTCCACGATCATTGCACGGCCGTCCGAGCACGGGCCATCTTGCTCCATCTATGGAACGCCGCGAGCCATGGTTTTCGCGCCGGCCGGGGAGGTCCTGCGTGCAGACACCCTCGCGGCGCGGGCGGGCAACCCGGGCGATCCTCCGGGGAAGCCAGGCTCTGCCTGCAGTGCCGTCCTGAACGGTCGCTCGGCGGGCAACGATGGGTCCAGAGATCCTACGGGCGTCTCGGGCACCGTTCGAGCGTGTCGATCTGCGGGCGCCGTGGCCTCGGTGCCAGGCAAGGGGCACCGCTTCGGACCCGGCAAAGTGTTGCTGCCGCAGGCCTGGATCTCCGCCCGCACGCCCTGGGCTGTGCGAGAGGTCTCCTCCTCGGCCAGGGCCTCGAGACCTGGCGAGCCGGGGCTGGCACCAACCTCCAACCGGGCCTGCAGGGCGCTACCTGAGCGAGCCCGCCGCCCCGTCGTGGTCCTCCTGGGCGCTGTGCCCCTTGCACTGTAGCCTCGACTCGCAGCGCTAACTGAGCGAGGAAGGTACCGAGTGCTCTAGAGGCTTGTGGCTGCACACTCTGGACCTCCGGGTCGGTGCTCGTCTCACCACCCCTGTCCGCTCGCGCCCCGCGCCCTTCGGCCGTGCCCCGCGATGCGCGACGGCGGACGGAGTCACCTGGCGTTCGAGCTACTCACTCCCCGGCGCCGTTCGGCGCCAGGAGACCTGCCGAGACGCCCAGCGTTCGAGGTAGCGTGTTCGGTCCGACATTATGCGAACGTGAGTTTGCACCCTCGGTGAAGATGTGCTATACTTCCAGCCAGAACCAGTCGGTCCGGCACGGCACGCCCAAAGCCGAGGTCCGTCCGGCTGGCTCTCCCCACCCGCCGCACCTCCCGGGCCATCGCTGCACAAGGAGCGTGAGACCGCGATGCCCACCGCTCACGACCAGCTCTTCAAGGAGTTGCTCAGGGCCTTCTTCCCGCAGTTCCTCGAGCTCTTCACACCCGACGTCCTCAGGCTCGGCAGACCGGCCTCGGTCGTCTTCATCGAGCCGGAGGTCTTCCGGGACCTGCCGGGTTCCGAGCGGCGCCGCCTGGACGTGGTGGCCCGCGTCCGCTTCGCGCCCCAGGTCCCGCGCCAGCCTCAGAGTGCCACCTTCCTGGTCCACGTGGAGGTCCAGTCCCGGCGGAAGCGGGATTTCGACCGACGCATGTTCTTCTACTTCTCCCGGCTTTACGAGCGCGAGCTGACACCCATCTACCCCATCGCCCTCTTCACCTACGACAGCGGACGGAAGCGCGAGCCTCACATGCACCAGGTACGGCTGGGCCGGTTCCAGGTGGTGCTCCGCTTCGCCTACCGCACCATTGAGCTCCGCGAGCTTCAGGCGTCCCAGTATGTCCGGCGGTTCAACCCGGTCGCGCTCGCGCTTGCCGCGAAGATGAAGCACGGGCGTGACGAGAGCCCGTACCTGTGGTTCGAAGCGCTCCGGCGGCTGGCGCGCATGGCGCTCGACGAGAGCCGCAAGCGCATCGTGCTCTCCTTCCTCGGAACCTACCTGCCGTTGGATCGCCGGGAGAAGGTACGGTATAATCGACTCGTGGAGGGATTGCCGATGGGTGAGAAGCGCGCCGTTCAGGAGCTGACCAACCCTTGGGAACTCGATGGCGTTCGCACCACGTTGCTGCTCCTGGTTCGCCGTCGGTTCGGCCCCATGCCGGACGAAGACAGGGTCCTAATCGAGTCGCTTGACCGGCCGCGTCTCGACGAGCTTGCCGTCGCAGTGGTCGAGGTGGACTCCTACGCGGCGTGGCAGGCCCGGCTGAAGGAGCTCGCAGACCGAAGGTAGGCAGAACTCATCGGGTCCGAAGCCAGCGCTCCGGCTCGCTCGTGGTCATGGACGTCTTGGAGGCCGGCCTCTTCGACTTCTGGTGGAGTCAGGACGCCCTCCGTCATCCCCACCGTCTCGCGCCTCGTTCCCCCTCAGCCTCTCCAGCTTCCCGACGGCCGCCCGCTTCTGGGTGATGGAGACCTGCGTGTAGAGCTGGGTCGTCTCGGAGCTCGCACGCCCCGCGAGTTCCTGCAGGGTGCGGATGTCCGCCCCCTTCTCCAGCAGCATGGTGAAGCACGTGGGGCGGAGGGCATGGGGCGTCACCCGGCGCCGGACGCTGGCCAGCTTCCCGATCTGAACCGGAAGCGGGCGCCCAGCTCGTCCACGCTCATCTTCAGGGCCCAGATCCCGCCCGTCACCATCGACATCCACGCCGGCACACTGATGGGCGGGGTCGAGCTGGACATCGGCCCGTACACCCCGGCCTCGACCAGGCGCTTGATGTTCGGCAGGTCGTCCAGCCAGCGGTCGAAGACGAGGTGGGGGTCGGCGCAGTCGAGGCCGAGGAGGAGTCGGTCAACATGGCCGCGGCGCTCGGCCGGTCTGCGGCTGTTCTTCCGTCCGAGCTCGGGCATGTGGGTACGCATCTCCGCATAGGCGGGGGACCCCGGAAGACGGGGGCCGATCGCCAGAACCTCAATTCCGTCCGGCATGCGTCTATAAACGAGCCTCATATCTAGCTCCAGGTGGGTTCTTAGGCCCGATTTCCACTTAAGGCTCTGGTAGACTCGCAGATTCTTCGCAAGGGTCTTTTGATGACCTTCCGCTGCGACAGCCTGCTTGAGAGCCTGCAACAAGCTTTGCATGAACTGATCCACAGCAACTTCATCACGAGGAACGTACGCCACTAGGGACGGTAGGTCCACTGAAAGCACCGCGTCATGGAGTTGTACAGGCTGTTCTGCAAGGAACCGTAGTAGATCCTCCGGGGGCTTCAGTCAACACGCTTTGCTCCATAGAAGGCCTCGACGAACTCGCGAATGGAGTGCTTCGGCCCCCCATTACGTTCGCGAATGAAAGCAAGGGCATGATCCCACTCATCCTCATACTCGGCCATCAGGTCTTCCGCCTCGCCTGATGTAATCTTGCCGGTTTCAAGCAGTTGCTGAATGAGCTTCTTCCATTGTTCAGCCTGTTTCAGCGTCTGCTTGGCTTGTGCGTACTCCACGAGCAGCCGGATACGCGCTACCCCTTCACGGCCGTAGTCTTTCTCAAGCTGGGCAAACTCGGCAGCCATACCATCTCCTCCCTCCTTTGAGGGCATTATACCTCCCCCCTTCCTGTATCAGCAAGTCTATGACCCGTAACCCACAATCGATACGCGCCGCACGTGGTCGAAAGAGTGCGGGGCAGCCACACCTATCGTGCCCTCCCTCCCGCCCGCTCGCTTCTTCCAGTGCCGCCAGATCCGCCAGAGACACCCTTGCCTCACGGCCGTAACGAAGCGCGCCTCACTCGCGAGGCTGTCGAAGGGGCACCGGTCGACCCGGAGGTCATGGCCCAGAGGGACCCGCTGGTCCGGTCCGTGCCGATCTCGACCATCATGAAGAAGTCCCACGGGCGGGTGCGCAGCAGGTGCCTGGCCACCCGGAAGCGTCGCACCGTCATCTCCCGGATCCGCTCCAGCAGGCGGCCCTTCTCCTCCGTGCGGTAGTCCGCCACCAGCCGCTGGATGTAGGGGAAGTCGTCCAGCCAGCGGTCGAAGACGAGGCGGGGGTCGGCGCAGTCGAGGTCGAGGAGAAGGAGGCGGTCAACCTGGCCGTGACGCTCGGCCGGCCTGCGGCTGTTCTTCCGTTCGAGCTCGGACATGTGGTTACTCATCTCACCCCGGGGCTTTGCCGGCTTGCACCTCGATCATGCCAACAAGGCGGTGCGCACGTGCCTGCGCCATCCGGGGCCCTACTCTACATCGACGGCACAGCGGAAGCCGACAGTGGCGCAGCGATCCATGCCAGGCCACATGAGCAGGAACTTGGCTGAGAAGGAGCTCGGCTGGGGGCCGCCGTCCGCGTACCATTCGGATCCGCAGGCGCGGTGGTAGGACCCACCCTTCACGATACAGAACCTCGTTCGGCCGTTGGTGCGTTCACTCTCGGTCCATTCCCATACGTTACCGCACATGTCATAACAACCGACCCAAGACCGGCCCGAATGGGCGAAGACCCCGGTGGTCGTGGCTCCCCCAGCGTTGCATGCACCGGTGATCATTCTGTCTCCCCATGGGTAGCTCCACCCCTCGGGCCCCTGGGCCGCCCACTGCCACTCCTCTTCTGTAGGCAGCCGTTTGCCCGCCCATCGGGCGTACGCGCGCGCATCCTCAAGGGATACATAGACTACGGGATGGTCTTCCTCGCCCTCGGCAGGCTTACCGTTCACCCAATGCTTCAGATGATTCTCCGCGAACCGCGGCCTGTAGCCCGTGCTCTCGAGGAAGCGGGCGTACTGCACGTTAGTGACGGGGGTCGCGTCGAGTGCGTATGGGCGCAGCACGACATGTTTCGTCAGAGTTGTCATCCTGTGCAGCCCGCCGGTTCGTTCGATGATGTCGCCCAGGTCCAGGGGCGATTGGCCGGCGATCTCGTAGAAGCCGCACTCTCGGAGCCTGAAGCTCACCTTGAGGTCGACCTCGCCTCCCGGTACGAACAGCATCCCGTCCGGCAGCTCAGTGCGGCTGTACCGGCGGGTCGGACGAACCGGTAGCAGATGTTCATGCCGAGGACACGGTTCCGGCGAGAAGTTGGCCCGGGCGTGGACCGTTGCCTGGCCTGCCAGGAATCGCTGGAACCCATCTCCCAGGACCTCAGGAGCTGCAGCCATGAGGCAACCGACCCCGCGAGGTCCGATCCTGCCTGAGAGCGTGACAATGGAGCCAGTCACGTTCATGGCTGCGGGGCGACCTTCGATGAGATCGAAGTAATGAACGGCGCCAGAGGCTCGGGGGACATCCAGGAGGGGGCCTTCCACCGTTGCGTCCCTCCCATTGACCAGGGTCCACAAGCGAACGTCCTGTCCTTCCCAAAGGCTAGCATAGACGCCGGGCTGTCGGGTGTCGACCAGAGGCGTCCAGCCCTCGCCGGAGAACAGATCGGCCCAACGCCTCAAGATCGGCAGCACCGCCCTGAGGATGGACCGAGACCTGTCCGACCAGCCCACCCAGCTCCCAAACACGTTGTCCCAGATGAGTACACCGGCGCCGTTCATCCAGGCCGTATCGATCTCGGATGTCGGATCCGTCTTCCAGCGCGATGTCAGGTGCTGCATGTGCCTACGCTCCAGCCACTTGTGCGACAGGACTCCAGGTACCGCACTGACCTCGAACCGTTGGGCCCAGGAGATGTGGTGCGTCGTCAAGCGCTCCACAGGCGGTGTGTTCTCTGGGATCATGGCGATGCCCTGAC comes from the Limnochorda pilosa genome and includes:
- a CDS encoding IS1380 family transposase; this translates as MNASTPSPLLSFPAPQIEERFDKHGLTAFGGANLLVDLFDRVGLPQSLERHLTPKSLWSTYSRTTEVEYLVLKAALGMGRIFETAELKNDPLLAAKLRLKKLPHPATSYRALDRFGSRRDVAQLGGVHRETLHPLLRGFGGAIMDIDNTVETVHGHQQGAFVGYNPRYHGRPSYQPFVAFEGQSRALLYAALRSGKTPNAREVIRFCRRAKKQLPEGCPVRFVRGDAHFGTEALLEELEAEEGRTGLKVGYALKLKLNPHLQSQVFQPLPWRRLASGDDTIIEVASLAYQARKWKRSRRVVFIRQRASFEPAQLPLFQACAWEYQAIVTSEDWDEEDVWHFYNQRCTAENGIKELKDGLGIDSIGKATFWPNAADLLIKGIAYNLLLRLKALAPPSYRHYTATRLQRTLLRVPALLVRHARRLILRLPALWVHRPAWEAVRLALST
- a CDS encoding DUF5615 family PIN-like protein yields the protein MKVLLDECLPRKLKNGFAGHEAATVPELGWAGTKNGALLRLAEAGFDVFITADQNVQYQQNLRSARISVVVPAAPNNRLETLRPLLPEVLRVLEKLQPGFCTGPFDGRGSNTGA
- a CDS encoding DUF433 domain-containing protein, which translates into the protein MATQKVIVRDRDILGGTPVFVGTRVPVETLFDYLVGGQTLDEFLDDFPSVDRTHAIAALEEMKHAVLAQQP
- a CDS encoding RpnC/YadD family protein produces the protein MPTAHDQLFKELLRAFFPQFLELFTPDVLRLGRPASVVFIEPEVFRDLPGSERRRLDVVARVRFAPQVPRQPQSATFLVHVEVQSRRKRDFDRRMFFYFSRLYERELTPIYPIALFTYDSGRKREPHMHQVRLGRFQVVLRFAYRTIELRELQASQYVRRFNPVALALAAKMKHGRDESPYLWFEALRRLARMALDESRKRIVLSFLGTYLPLDRREKVRYNRLVEGLPMGEKRAVQELTNPWELDGVRTTLLLLVRRRFGPMPDEDRVLIESLDRPRLDELAVAVVEVDSYAAWQARLKELADRR
- a CDS encoding tyrosine-type recombinase/integrase, with translation MDVDGDGRDLGPEDERGRAGRPLPVQIGKLASVRRRVTPHALRPTCFTMLLEKGADIRTLQELAGRASSETTQLYTQVSITQKRAAVGKLERLRGNEARDGGDDGGRPDSTRSRRGRPPRRP
- a CDS encoding alkaline phosphatase family protein produces the protein MDQFMQSLLQALKQAVAAEGHQKTLAKNLRVYQSLKWKSGLRTHLELDMRLVYRRMPDGIEVLAIGPRLPGSPAYAEMRTHMPELGRKNSRRPAERRGHVDRLLLGLDCADPHLVFDRWLDDLPNIKRLVEAGVYGPMSSSTPPISVPAWMSMVTGGIWALKMSVDELGARFRFRSGSWPASGAG
- a CDS encoding formylglycine-generating enzyme family protein; this encodes MRSIIQAPADPSEWSSWREQLNAWRQATRHLLRFSDESYRHPAFAWTASAVSCYFLIPWDSALWDPEAGTYRVDALLQEGGDRYGGYDSVLLWNGYPQLGFDHRSQFDFWYDMPGGLEGARELIRSFHKRGVSVFIPYLRWDRSTRRDERSDFEVLAELVKILEVDGVFLDTLSQGAPDLRRRLDGVRQGIAMIPENTPPVERLTTHHISWAQRFEVSAVPGVLSHKWLERRHMQHLTSRWKTDPTSEIDTAWMNGAGVLIWDNVFGSWVGWSDRSRSILRAVLPILRRWADLFSGEGWTPLVDTRQPGVYASLWEGQDVRLWTLVNGRDATVEGPLLDVPRASGAVHYFDLIEGRPAAMNVTGSIVTLSGRIGPRGVGCLMAAAPEVLGDGFQRFLAGQATVHARANFSPEPCPRHEHLLPVRPTRRYSRTELPDGMLFVPGGEVDLKVSFRLRECGFYEIAGQSPLDLGDIIERTGGLHRMTTLTKHVVLRPYALDATPVTNVQYARFLESTGYRPRFAENHLKHWVNGKPAEGEEDHPVVYVSLEDARAYARWAGKRLPTEEEWQWAAQGPEGWSYPWGDRMITGACNAGGATTTGVFAHSGRSWVGCYDMCGNVWEWTESERTNGRTRFCIVKGGSYHRACGSEWYADGGPQPSSFSAKFLLMWPGMDRCATVGFRCAVDVE